Proteins encoded in a region of the Paenibacillus sp. E222 genome:
- a CDS encoding GNAT family N-acetyltransferase, producing the protein MKIGITEQKQARCDQTDESMNENYGSRVRFYDRNSLEDMDWPNTGDGRYARAYLEPLMLQGTRGFMINVSTNLLIARIDDLVLPLTVNEAEYENSYVCSPYTHYVRYAKQELILLQKPLLEKGLSALLSVVGWGMRHSQINKVVHVNNWLFSTNLYPAMSGEQAVCLLAAVKERYPEHAVVFRSLCPGLHSDLTEELKQAGCQLIPSRQIYLYQPNDPNFGNAKSRWLLKRDYELLAKHGYEFVSEANLTEEDIPRIAELYKLLYLEKYSYDNPQFSEQFIATAKASGALALYGLRKEGRLDAVMGYFCRNGVMTTPLFGYDTALPQSIGLYRMLSACLIRQARENGHLLHESAGAAQFKRNRGAVPNFEYSAVYERHLPMSRRWCWLLLERLLNRMGVPLMRRMKL; encoded by the coding sequence GTGAAGATTGGAATAACGGAACAAAAGCAGGCGAGATGCGACCAGACAGATGAATCGATGAATGAAAATTACGGTAGTCGCGTTCGCTTCTATGATCGGAACTCGCTTGAAGATATGGACTGGCCTAACACCGGGGACGGCAGATATGCAAGAGCATATTTGGAACCCCTGATGCTGCAAGGGACGCGGGGCTTCATGATAAATGTAAGCACAAACCTGCTTATCGCACGGATCGACGATCTTGTGCTTCCGTTGACGGTAAATGAGGCAGAGTATGAAAATTCTTACGTTTGTTCGCCTTATACGCATTATGTACGGTATGCCAAGCAGGAGTTGATACTGCTTCAGAAACCATTACTGGAAAAAGGGCTCTCCGCGCTGCTGAGTGTAGTGGGGTGGGGAATGCGGCATTCACAAATAAACAAGGTTGTACATGTCAACAACTGGCTGTTCTCAACAAACCTGTATCCAGCCATGTCAGGAGAGCAGGCGGTTTGTCTGCTTGCAGCAGTAAAGGAGCGTTATCCTGAGCATGCCGTCGTATTTCGCTCCTTGTGCCCCGGGCTTCACTCTGATCTGACGGAAGAGCTGAAGCAAGCAGGTTGTCAACTGATTCCGAGCCGTCAAATCTATTTGTACCAGCCGAATGATCCGAATTTTGGTAATGCGAAGTCGCGCTGGCTGCTGAAGCGGGATTACGAATTATTGGCCAAGCACGGATATGAATTCGTTTCCGAAGCGAATCTGACGGAGGAAGATATTCCACGAATTGCGGAGCTGTACAAGCTGCTATACCTTGAAAAATACTCTTATGATAATCCGCAATTCAGTGAACAGTTCATCGCCACAGCAAAAGCTTCTGGAGCGCTGGCCCTGTATGGTCTGCGGAAGGAAGGACGCTTAGATGCGGTTATGGGATACTTCTGTCGAAATGGGGTGATGACAACGCCGTTGTTCGGTTACGATACGGCGCTACCCCAATCCATCGGGCTGTACCGCATGCTGTCAGCTTGCCTGATTAGACAGGCCCGTGAGAACGGCCATCTGTTGCATGAGAGTGCTGGTGCTGCGCAGTTCAAGCGCAACCGTGGGGCTGTGCCCAATTTCGAGTATTCCGCTGTGTATGAGCGCCATCTGCCAATGAGCAGACGTTGGTGCTGGCTGCTGCTTGAACGGCTTTTGAATCGCATGGGTGTACCGCTAATGCGTCGGATGAAGCTGTAA
- a CDS encoding VOC family protein, translating to MLIRLNWITLRVRDLEASLCFYHDMLGLPIQCRFESRGRQIAMLGPENETKLELIEGSETTLKPEAGVSIGYEVRSLDEAMEQLATLGIPIARGPVQPNPHLRFIYITDPDGFEVQLAEHA from the coding sequence ATGTTGATCAGACTAAACTGGATCACACTGCGGGTACGCGATCTGGAAGCATCGCTCTGCTTCTACCACGACATGCTCGGGCTGCCGATTCAGTGCAGATTCGAAAGCCGTGGACGGCAGATTGCCATGCTGGGCCCAGAAAATGAAACGAAGCTGGAACTGATTGAGGGCAGCGAAACCACTCTCAAGCCAGAGGCCGGCGTTTCAATTGGCTATGAGGTAAGGTCACTGGACGAAGCCATGGAGCAGCTCGCTACATTAGGCATCCCGATTGCACGAGGCCCCGTCCAGCCCAATCCGCATCTGCGGTTTATTTACATTACCGACCCAGATGGCTTCGAAGTGCAGTTGGCCGAACATGCATGA